The region GCTCGGGCAAATCGTTGACGCTGCGGGCCATTCTCGGCCTGCTTCCGCGCGGTGTAGAGCAGACCGGCGGAACGGTCCGCAGTAAGGTGAGCAGTGCCATGGTGTTCCAGGACCCCAGAGGGGCACTGGACCCGCTCTGCCCGGTAGTGAAGCAGCTGACCGAGGTTGTCTATTACAGACAGAGAACCAGTCTGAAGGCTGCACGGCGCATTGCCCTGGAACTCCTTGAGCGGCTGGGTCTTCCAGCTTCGCTGAAGACAAAAGACCGCTACCCGGGGCAGCTTTCCGGCGGCCAGTGCCAGCGAGTCGTCATTGCTTTGGCGCTGGCCTGCAAGCCGGGCATTCTGCTCTGTGATGAGCCGACCACCGCGCTGGATGTAACGGTTCAGCGCCAGATTATAGATACGATTACGAATTTGCAGCAAGAGTTGGGCTTCGCTATGGTCTTTGTGA is a window of Paenibacillus sp. FSL H3-0469 DNA encoding:
- a CDS encoding ABC transporter ATP-binding protein, whose translation is MTTQPVLELEELTLAAPSTEILVNSVSFSLERGESLGLVGESGSGKSLTLRAILGLLPRGVEQTGGTVRSKVSSAMVFQDPRGALDPLCPVVKQLTEVVYYRQRTSLKAARRIALELLERLGLPASLKTKDRYPGQLSGGQCQRVVIALALACKPGILLCDEPTTALDVTVQRQIIDTITNLQQELGFAMVFVTHNLAIAANLCSRLVVMKQGRIIEQGETHSLLRHPAEAYTQMLMDSVLPLPELEGGGVSWK